The following nucleotide sequence is from Borreliella spielmanii.
GGTATCATGCAAAAAGCTAGTTTTGAGCATGAATTTATTGAAGAGATAAAAAAATTTCTTTCAGCCGAAAAAAAAGAGATATTGGATTCTATTAAGTCTGTAGAGAATAGCAAAAAGGAAATAATTAATAACGATATGTATCCAAAAGACGTTGTTGATATTGCTTTTGATAATATGGATGGAAATAATCTTGAAGCTTTAGGTTTTGTTGAAAAGAGAAAGTTAAATTTAATAAATCAGGCTCTTTATAGAATTTCTCAAAATTCTTATGGTAAGTGCTTGGCTTGTGAAAAAGAGATTGCTAGAGAGAGACTTTTAGCAATTCCTTATGCCTTTTTATGTATTAGCTGTCAGACAAAAAAAGAAAAAAAGAGCAAAAGATGATACATCTTAAGTTAGTTATTTAATATTGTAATTTCTACTCGTCTATTTTTAGCCTTTAATGGGGACGATTTGGGATATTTTGGTTTTTGAGATCCCCATCCTTTAAATAGTATTTGGTCTTTGTTTTTTACTTTCATTTTAATCAAATAATTTCCAATTGCACGGGCTCTTTTTTCAGAGAGCTCGTACATCTCTTCTTCTAATCCAAATTGTTCAGTATGTCCTTCTATTAGGATGTTATTTTTTTTAAATTTTTCAAGAAGTTTAGCTATAAGGTCAAGTTTTTTATATTCTTTTTGTACTATTTGGAATGAGTTGGGATAAAATTCAATATCTAAGCTTAGATTGATGCCTTTATTATTTTTTTCAACACTAATAGCTTTTATTTTTTTTTCTTGAATGTAATTTTCAACTTCAGTTTCAATTAAATTATCATTTGGAAGCTCAATTGAAATTACTCTGCCAAGAGAGTTTCCAATTATTTTAAAATGTTGAGTGTTGTGCTGCTTTATTTCAAACGTATATTCATCATTATATTTATATGTATTACCAATTTCATTGTCAAAATAAATTTTTTGATCTACTTTTTGATAGAAAGAGATGTTTTTAATATTATATTGTGATTCATAATTAGAAAGAATTATATGGTAATGTTTGCCGTTGTACTCTTCTTTGCCTTTATACTCGTAGTTGACATTAAATTTTACAATAAAGTCTTTTATGCTTTTTTCTATTTTTGATGCTTCTATATATTCTTCTGCAGGATATGTCCATTTTTCATTTATTTTAATAGGTGTTTTTGGAAATCTTGGAATACCCCTAACAGAGGGTCGTTTTTGATTTGCTCCTATTATATATTCTCCTTGTTTATTTACACTGAAGGTTTCTTCAAGCTCTTCATTTAGCAGGTAAGGTTCATTAATATTTTCTCTTTTTAGGATTCTAAAAAAAGCTTTAATGTTTGCAAATTTTTCTTTTGTATCTTTTATTTCACTTGAAATTTGAATATTGGTTGTAGAACTTGAATTATAATGGCCGTTGAAATATATTTTTTGATTATCTGTACCCTCTAATCTAAACTTTGCGCCTTTAATGTATTTAAATTCAAGGATTTCAGAAGACAAAGCTAAGTTTTTAGTTAAAAAAAATAGCAACAATAGTATGGTTGCTTTGGCACTCATTAATAGATTTTATCATAAAAGTATTTAATTTTAAATTTTTCTTGAAAATGCTATTTAATATTTTGTTCTGGTCTGATATTTATTATAATTTATAACACAGTGGGTAATTATTTAAATTGTTAATTAATAGAGGTTTTATATGAAATATGAAAAAATGAGAATTAATTTAAATTTAAAAAGAAAAAGTGGTATTTTGCTTAACATAAGTTCTTTACCATCTAAATACGGTATTGGAGATTTGGGTAAAGGGGCTTATAAATTTATAGATTTTTTATTTGCCTCTTCTCAAAGTTATTGGCAAATGTTTGCTTATTCCCCTATTGATTTTACAAGATCTCCCCCTTATTCAATTTTTTCGGCTTTTGCTGGTAATGTTTATTATATTGATCTAGAAGTTCTTGATAAATTTATAGATTCGGATTTAAATTCTTTAAAGGAAAATGAAACTAGGTATTCTGATTTAAAAAAAATAAGTTTAAAAGATAAATTTCTTAAAGAAGCTGCTTTGAATTTTATTAATAGAGCTTCGGTTGATGAGGTTAGAAGCTTTGAAAAATTTAAGAAAAAGTCTTCTTATTGGCTTTTAGATTTTGCAAGTTTTGTTGCATTTAAAGAATATTTTTTTAAAGAGTCAAAAGGTGCTTTTAACGTTCTTTTTGATAGAGGAATTCTTAAAAGAAATGAAAAAGATTTATTTAAATTGAGAAATATTCTCTCGAAAGAGATTAAGATTCAAGAGGTGTTGCAGTATTTCTTTTTTTCACAGTTTCAAGCTTTAAAGCGCTATGCAAATGGTAAAGGAATTGAGCTAATTATGAACGTACCTCTTTTTATGGCGTATGATTCTGCTGATGTTTGGGCGCATCAAAAATATTTTAAGTTGAGATTTGATGCAAGTAAAGATAAGGTTGCAGGAATTTCTCCAGATTATTTTTTAGAGCAAGAGCAAGCTTGGGATAGTCCAGCTTATAGCTGGAATGTTTTAAAGAAAGTTAATTATGAATGGTGGGTAAAAAGGATTGGGGTTTTAAAAAAATATGTAGATGTAATTAAAATTGATCATTTTAGAGGTTTTGTTTCTACTTGGGAAGTTAGTGCTGGTGAGACTTATGCTTTTAATGGGTTGTGGGTAAAGTCACCAGGGCGAGATTTTTTTAATTTTATTTTAAATGAGATTAAAGATTTAAAAATTTGGGTTGAAGATTTTAAAAATGATCTTGAAGATGTTTCAAGGTTAAGAGATTTTTTTAATTTTCCGGGAATGAGAATAATGAAGCTTGCTTTTGATTTTGATTCTGGCAATCAGAATCTTCCTCATAATTATATTAAAAATTGTATAGTTTACACAGGAATTAATGATAATGATACAATATTAGAATTTATTAACTCTTTAGATGATTTGCATAAAAAGTATATTTTTGATTATTTAAATACAAATGAAAATTTTGTTGTTTGGGATATGATAAGAAGCGCTATGAGCAGTGTTTCTGACAATGTAATAATACCAATGCAAGATTATATTAATTTAGGAGATGAATTTAGTGCAAATATTCCAAAAAGTACTTTAGGTAATTGGATTTTTAGGTTATTAGAAAGTGATTTAGATACTACTTTGAGTAAAAATATAAGTTTTATTACAAGGCTTTACGGCAGGGCTTAATATTTTTAAGAAGAAATTTGTTATAATGCTCTAATTTTTTTAAATTTAAATGAGATCCAATTGATTAAATAAAATCATTGTTATTTAATATTTTTTGATTTGCAAGTATCATGTATTAATGTGTATGAAAATTTTTATCTATTGGATAGTTATTTTCTTCTTTTTTGTTTTTAAAATTTTCAGTATATATTCATTAACTGATGAAGAATTTTTTAAAAAATATAGTTTGTTTTTTGTTTATAAAGGATTTTTAAGTAAAAATGTTAATGGGAAAATAACTAAAGTTCAAGTTAATGGGATAGATTCCAGGTGGATTTATCCTTTTAGTAAGCTTGTTCCTAGTCGAATTACCTCTATTTATGAAGATATTTATTCTTCAAGTTCATTTTTGACTACAAGCGATAATCTTTACGTTTCTTATGATTATTCAAAAAATTTTAGAAAATTAGTGGGAATTAATAAATTTAACAGTAGTGCGTATATCACATCGAGTGCTTTTTCTCAAGGAGAGTATAAGCGTATTGCTATTGGAACTGCGATTCACGGCATTTATCTTAGTGTTAATGGAGCTGTTAGTTTTAAAAATTTAAATCGTTTAATTCCTCAGATTTATTTAGGTGCAGGGTATTACGACATTATTAGTGCTATTGAATTTTCAAAAGAAGATACAAATAATATATATTTTTCTTCTGGAGTTTATGGAGATATTTTTTTAATCAGTCAGGAAAGTGGATTTATTAGAAAAATTTCTTTTCCTTTTAAAAAGCAAATAATACGTATTTTAGATTTATCTAGCAAGAATGTGGAAAAAATTTTGGTGAGGACATATGACAATCATTTTTATTCTTATTTTAAAGGGCAATGGGTATTTATTGGAAAATTAGCTTTGCAAGATCAAGATTTTATTGAAAAATCACAAAGGATGCAGCTTGCTAAAAATAAAGGTTCTATTTATTTAACAGCACATACATTGCGTAGTAATAGAGAAGTTGATGAAAGATTTAAATTTATTAAAGATTCGGGTATGAATGCTGTTGTAATTGATTTTAAAGATGATAGTGGTAATTTAACTTATTCTACTAAGCTTGATTTGCCCAATAAGTTAAAATCTGTTAAAAACTTGATTGATGTTTCTTATATTCTTAAAAAAGCCAGAGAATTTGGAATTTATGTTATTGCTAGATGTGTTGTATTTAAAGATGCAAAATTGTATTATTATAATAATTTTAAGTATGCTCTTTGGAACAAAAGGACAAATAAGCCTTGGGCTCATTTTATTAAGAAAGTTGATTCTAGTGGTCTTGTTAAATATTTGCAAGTAGAACATTGGGTAGATATTTTTTCTCCTGCTACGTGGGAGTATAATATATCTGTTGCAAAAGAAATACAATCTTTTGGAGTTGATGAAATACAGTTTGATTATATTAGATTTCCATCAGACGGTCCTGTATCTCTTGCAACCTCAAGAATGAATAAGTATGAGATGCAACCCGTTGATGCTCTTGAATCTTTTTTGATTATGGCAAGAGAACAGCTTTATATTCCTATTTCTGTTGATATTTATGGGTACAATGGTTGGTTTCCTACTAATAGCATTGGGCAAAATATTACAATGTTATCAGATTATGTTGACGTCATATCTCCTATGTTTTACCCCTCACACTACACTAATGATTTTTTGCCAAGCAATTTTTATTATACAAAAAGAGCTTATAAAATTTATAAAGAAGGGAGTGATAGAGCACTTATGTTTTCTTTAGATAGGGTTGTAATTAGGCCTTATGTTCAAGCTTTTTTGTTAGGAAAGGAAAGGTTTGTGGATGATGAGATTTATTTGAAGTATTTAAAATTTCAGCTTAAAGGGGTCAAAGAGTCATTTGGTAGTGGTTTTAGTCTTTGGAACGCATCTAATGTTTATTATATGGTTAAAGGCAGTTTAAAAGAATATTTAGATTCTTTTTAATTATTGTTTCTTGTAAAGGAGATTTATTTGGAACATTTAATTCAATTTTTTTATGTAGGATTTGGTATTTTTTTATTGTATTTTGGTGGTGATTTGCTTTTAAAAAGTTCAGTTAGCATTGCTACTTATTTAAAAGTCCCAACACTTTTAATAGGGGTTACAATAGTATCTTTTTCAACAAGTGCTCCAGAGCTTTTTACAAGCCTAGTGGCGGCTTTTAAGGGTAAAAACGAAATTGTTGTTTCTAATGTTATTGGTAGCAATATTATTAACATGTTACTTGCGTTGCCTTTAGCGGGATTTTTTTTAAGAATTAAGGCAGATTTTAAAAGACTTAAGCTTTCTTTTATATTTCTGTTTTTATTAATGTTTCTTCTTTTGCTGCTTTCATTTGATTTTAGATCTTACTCTTTTTTTACAGCACCTTATAATCGTATAAGCTCATTTAGCATTTTTGTTTTGTTTTTGTCCTATCTGTTCTTTTTTTATAAAGAAGAAAAAGCGAATTTTAGCTTGGAAAATTCTTTTCAAGATGGTGTAAGCAATTTAAATCAGAGTTTAAATTTTATATTTTTGAATACGTTAAGTTTTTTTATTAGTATGTATTTCCTTTATTTAGGATCGAAATTATTGGTGGATGGGGCTCTTTATATTGCTAATAATGTTTTTAATGTCAGTGAAAAGTTGATTGGAATTATAGTTGTAGCTTTTGGGACAAGTGTTCCTGAGC
It contains:
- a CDS encoding TraR/DksA family transcriptional regulator, coding for MQKASFEHEFIEEIKKFLSAEKKEILDSIKSVENSKKEIINNDMYPKDVVDIAFDNMDGNNLEALGFVEKRKLNLINQALYRISQNSYGKCLACEKEIARERLLAIPYAFLCISCQTKKEKKSKR
- a CDS encoding OmpA family protein; its protein translation is MSAKATILLLLFFLTKNLALSSEILEFKYIKGAKFRLEGTDNQKIYFNGHYNSSSTTNIQISSEIKDTKEKFANIKAFFRILKRENINEPYLLNEELEETFSVNKQGEYIIGANQKRPSVRGIPRFPKTPIKINEKWTYPAEEYIEASKIEKSIKDFIVKFNVNYEYKGKEEYNGKHYHIILSNYESQYNIKNISFYQKVDQKIYFDNEIGNTYKYNDEYTFEIKQHNTQHFKIIGNSLGRVISIELPNDNLIETEVENYIQEKKIKAISVEKNNKGINLSLDIEFYPNSFQIVQKEYKKLDLIAKLLEKFKKNNILIEGHTEQFGLEEEMYELSEKRARAIGNYLIKMKVKNKDQILFKGWGSQKPKYPKSSPLKAKNRRVEITILNN
- the malQ gene encoding 4-alpha-glucanotransferase; the encoded protein is MKYEKMRINLNLKRKSGILLNISSLPSKYGIGDLGKGAYKFIDFLFASSQSYWQMFAYSPIDFTRSPPYSIFSAFAGNVYYIDLEVLDKFIDSDLNSLKENETRYSDLKKISLKDKFLKEAALNFINRASVDEVRSFEKFKKKSSYWLLDFASFVAFKEYFFKESKGAFNVLFDRGILKRNEKDLFKLRNILSKEIKIQEVLQYFFFSQFQALKRYANGKGIELIMNVPLFMAYDSADVWAHQKYFKLRFDASKDKVAGISPDYFLEQEQAWDSPAYSWNVLKKVNYEWWVKRIGVLKKYVDVIKIDHFRGFVSTWEVSAGETYAFNGLWVKSPGRDFFNFILNEIKDLKIWVEDFKNDLEDVSRLRDFFNFPGMRIMKLAFDFDSGNQNLPHNYIKNCIVYTGINDNDTILEFINSLDDLHKKYIFDYLNTNENFVVWDMIRSAMSSVSDNVIIPMQDYINLGDEFSANIPKSTLGNWIFRLLESDLDTTLSKNISFITRLYGRA
- a CDS encoding putative glycoside hydrolase — its product is MCMKIFIYWIVIFFFFVFKIFSIYSLTDEEFFKKYSLFFVYKGFLSKNVNGKITKVQVNGIDSRWIYPFSKLVPSRITSIYEDIYSSSSFLTTSDNLYVSYDYSKNFRKLVGINKFNSSAYITSSAFSQGEYKRIAIGTAIHGIYLSVNGAVSFKNLNRLIPQIYLGAGYYDIISAIEFSKEDTNNIYFSSGVYGDIFLISQESGFIRKISFPFKKQIIRILDLSSKNVEKILVRTYDNHFYSYFKGQWVFIGKLALQDQDFIEKSQRMQLAKNKGSIYLTAHTLRSNREVDERFKFIKDSGMNAVVIDFKDDSGNLTYSTKLDLPNKLKSVKNLIDVSYILKKAREFGIYVIARCVVFKDAKLYYYNNFKYALWNKRTNKPWAHFIKKVDSSGLVKYLQVEHWVDIFSPATWEYNISVAKEIQSFGVDEIQFDYIRFPSDGPVSLATSRMNKYEMQPVDALESFLIMAREQLYIPISVDIYGYNGWFPTNSIGQNITMLSDYVDVISPMFYPSHYTNDFLPSNFYYTKRAYKIYKEGSDRALMFSLDRVVIRPYVQAFLLGKERFVDDEIYLKYLKFQLKGVKESFGSGFSLWNASNVYYMVKGSLKEYLDSF
- a CDS encoding calcium/sodium antiporter is translated as MEHLIQFFYVGFGIFLLYFGGDLLLKSSVSIATYLKVPTLLIGVTIVSFSTSAPELFTSLVAAFKGKNEIVVSNVIGSNIINMLLALPLAGFFLRIKADFKRLKLSFIFLFLLMFLLLLLSFDFRSYSFFTAPYNRISSFSIFVLFLSYLFFFYKEEKANFSLENSFQDGVSNLNQSLNFIFLNTLSFFISMYFLYLGSKLLVDGALYIANNVFNVSEKLIGIIVVAFGTSVPELVVSLFAIIKKESDIAFGNIIGSNIFNIGFILASSSFFRPILLQDIYILDFSIMVFITLVLFLVVKFKGVFSRGISLIFLLLYILYNLMLFNFY